The following proteins come from a genomic window of Carassius auratus strain Wakin chromosome 18, ASM336829v1, whole genome shotgun sequence:
- the miox gene encoding inositol oxygenase, whose product MRVVNLGPDPSLAYRPDSHDKDKTEFRNFESGALFDRVFNTYKLMHTYQTLDFVKQKHLEWANCNHFSMSMMKNIDSLDELVDESDPDVDFPNSFHAFQTAEGIRKEHPDKDWFQLVGLIHDIGKIMALYGEPQWAVVGDTFPVGCKFQNSIVFRNSTFEGNPDGKNPALNTEFGIYEPKCGLDNILMSWGHDEYLYRVMKFNKCTIPEEGLYMIRFHSFYPWHSDGDYMHLCNKKDLQMLPWVKEFNKFDLYTKSTELPDVESLRPYYQSLIDKYCPGTLRW is encoded by the exons ATGAGGGTGGTGAACCTG GGTCCAGATCCCTCTCTGGCATATCGTCCTGATAGTCATGACAAAGACAAAACAGAATTCAGGAACTTTGAG AGTGGAGCTCTCTTTGACCGTGTGTTTAATACATACAAGCTGATGCACACATACCAAACACTGGACTTTGTCAAACAGAAG CATCTGGAATGGGCAAACTGCAATCACTTCAGCATGAGCATGATGAAGAACATCGATTCCCTGGACGAGCTTGTTGATGAATCCGACCCCGACGTTGACTTCCCAAACTCTTTCCATGCCTTCCAGACTGCAGAGGGGATCCGTAAAGAGCATCCTGATAAAG ATTGGTTCCAGCTAGTCGGTTTGATCCATGACATCGGAAAAATCATGGCCTTGTATGGGGAGCCACAG tggGCTGTAGTTGGAGATACCTTCCCAGTGGGATGCAAGTTCCAGAATTCAATAGTGTTCAGAAACTCAACGTTTGAAGGCAATCCGGATGGAAAGAACCCTGCACTCAA CACAGAATTTGGGATTTATGAACCAAAATGTGGACTTGATAACATCCTGATGTCTTGGGGACATGATG AGTATTTATACCGGGTAATGAAGTTCAACAAATGCACCATCCCTGAGGAG GGTCTTTACATGATCCGCTTCCACTCCTTCTACCCCTGGCACTCTGACGGAGACTACATGCACTTATGCAACAAGAAAGACCTGCAGATGCTGCCCTGGGTCAAAGAGTTTAA CAAGTTTGATTTGTACACCAAGAGCACTGAACTACCGGACGTGGAGAGTCTGAGGCCGTATTATCAGTCTCTGATTGACAAGTACTGCCCCGGGACACTGCGCTGGTGA